The genome window GCATTAATATTACCCATATTTACTACATTACCTGCTTTATGTGATTTAAATATAGGGGAAAAAGAAGCACCTTGTGCTTTAAATTCCTCAAAATGTTGTGCTTGTAAAGAAGTAGTCGAAGCCACAAAGCGATTAGCATTGATAGTTCCCGTTTTAGTAATGATTACCCCATTAGGATTAATTAAAAAGACATTATTACCACCTGCATTTAATACACCTTCTATGGTAGATTTATCTGTACCATGAGCAATGTTTAGGTAGTTTTGCCCACTTTGTCCTTTTCCAAAATTAACTTGAGCTTTATTACCTATACTAAAGCCACCACCCCATTGTATGACATGGTTTCCACCTTGTGTTTTACCTGTGATATCAATAGTGTTTTTACCAGTATTTTTATCAAAGTATGGACCAGATATAGTCCCACTAGTCCCATGAGTAAATTTACCTCCACTAGGTAGTTTGTTTGGATCAATTGCCATTAGTGGAGAAAATAACATTGATACCGTTACACCTGAGAGTATGATATGATTTGCTAACTTTTTCATAATTAATCCTTTTTAGTTTTATCTTTGTTGTTTAATTTAAATTCACTACTATGCTTTTTCCGTCTTTACTTACACTTAGAGTGTATTTAGCCTTTTGAACTTTTGCTTTGATGTTTTTATGTAAGCTTTGATTGTTTTTAGTGATAGTTTCTAATAAGCTTTGTAAGTCTTTTTGATTTAGTTGTTTATTGTTTGCATCTACAAAGCCTTTTTCACTTTGCATTAAAATAAAACTTTTATTTTTTATATTATTGTTTGTATATACATTAATAGAACTATCTTTAGAAAGATTAATAGCTTCTTTAGCACTTAAATAAGTTTTAGTATCATCTTTTAAGATAAAGCTATAATGATCAAAGTTATTAATAGTATTTGCTTTTATACTTGTATTTAATACTAAATGATTATTAGTATTATTTTTATGCTCTAGAGCTTTTGATACAAAGCTAGTGTTTTCTTTAGTTTGTAAAAAGCTACCTGCTAATACATCTATATTGGTATTATTAAAAATATTAGTATTACCACTTAGATATAAGGTATTATTATAGCTTTTATCATTTTCACTATATACACCAGAAGCTGCTATGATGATAGTAGAATTATCTTTATACTCATCTATATTTAAATTAGCTATATGAGTATAATTATCATGAGTATTTTTAGCTATACCTGCACTAATTACTATTTCCCCTTCTCTTTTATCAGAAGCTGTTCCTAGGGCTAGATTATCAAAGATAAAAGTATTATTAGCACTTTCAGTATTAGCATTAATAACATAAACATTAGAACTAGCTGCACTTGAATAATCTTTAATATTTAAAGTATTATCTAAAGCACTTTCATTAGCTCTTAAAATGATTTTAGAACCTTTATCTATATTAGAAGCATTAGATAAAGATTGCACCATATTATATTTTATAGTGTTTTTTTCTAAATTATCTGCTTCTATAATAGCAGTGAGATTTCTACCTGATTTTACATTATCTAAAACTATACTATTAGCATTAGCACTACTTGCATAATAATCTTTATCATTTAAACTAACCTTGCTTACTCCATATAAGTATAAAGGCATAGCAATGTTTGAGTTTTTAATATTAATGCTATTGTTATTTGCTTTAGAACTTAGAGTTTGTGCTGCTATGATTTGAATTTTATCTTGATGGTTTTCAACAGTAATGCCTTGGGTTAAATCCCCATTGATATGAATACTATTTCTATTAGCTCCTTTAGTAGCTACCCCACCATAAAGATTAAACTCATTTTTACCTGTAAAATTAGAATTAATCTCAAATGGTTTTTTTAGATTAATGCTAATACTATTATCATTAGCTATACCATTATTAGTAATACCTGCATAAAAGTCTAAAAGAGCTTTTACTTCTACATTAGTATTTAATGCTAATAAGGTTTGTAAGTCTTTTATATCTATAGTGTTTTTATAAGCATTACCTTGTATGATTTTACCCCCATAGATTTCCCCTACTAAGATAGCATTATAAGCTAATGGGGTATTTTTAGTATCTACTCTTAAATCTAGTTTTAAATCATTGATTAATACACTATTATTACTTACTTCATAGCTTTGATTATTATTAACATCCACAAAAGCTCCTCCTAAGTGAGTAGCAGCTGATGTTGAATAAGCTCCACTTGGACCATGTACTAATAAAGAAGCTCCATCTATGATAACTTTATTATTTTTAGCATTAGCATTATAAGTAATGGCTCCTGTTACATGAGTCATTCTCTCATCAAAGATATTATTCCCTAAAGCACTTTGTCTATAAGGGGTAGTATGAAAGTCTATCTTTACGCCTTTATTTAATACAACTGTATTATTATTAGCATTAGCATCCACACCAAAAGCACCTAAGATATAAGGAGCACCATTTAAAGGTAAGGTGTAGGTGTTTTCAACACCCATATTGACATAGGCATCTTTTAAGAAATTTAAAGTATTATTACTTACTTCACCTTTTCTAGCTATGGCTGGAGTGATTAAAAAATTATATTTATTATCCAAACCAGTAGCTTTAGGATTAATCACTTCTTTATCAGTAGGTTTTAGATAATATACTGAAGATAATTCTCCTGCTTTTAATACTAAGGTATTATTATTAGCTTTTGCATTAAAGGTATAAGCAGAAACTAAAAAAGGTATATAGCTAGTTTGATTAATGGTGGTATTGTCTGAATTAGAACTATGAAAACCATTTACTACAAAAATATCTTCTTTAATACTTGGAGTAAGTATGTCTTGTTTAAAGTATAAATCATTCATTTTTACATGAGCTTTATCTTTAGGATTATCATAGATTAAAGTGATATTTGAAAGGTTTTTATTAGTAGCCATTTGACCATAGAAGTTTTTACCACTTAAGAATTTATAAGTATCAAGATTATAATCATAAACATCATTGTTCTCATAATGGTGTTTTTTAATTATATAAGCATTAGAAGTTTTATCATAATTTGCCTGGGTAGCAGCTTCTAAAGAACTTAGTGAAAAAATGGTAAGTAAAGAAAGTTTTAAAAGATTGGAGTTTTTATAGCGTTTTAAAGAGTGTGAGTTAAAACGAAAATTATCGTATCCCCCCCCCGTGAGGCGTTTTTTAGCTGTGTTTATATACATTGAAAAAGTCCTTTCAAAAAATGATTAATGTGTTTGATTGATTATTGTTTTTTAGTAATGAAATGTTTTTTTTTAATTACATTACTAATGTATTAATAATAATTTGGAAATGTTAATACTATATTTATAAATTTAAGCTTAAAGATATTTAAGATAAAATACATCTGAAATATAACAATATTAATATTTTTAATAATAACTATTGTAAAAATTTAATCTTATTTTCTAAAACACTTTTTGGGGTAAGTCCGATGAATTTTTCATTTATTTTACCTTTTTCATCATAAAAAACTATCACAGGCACACCATAAATTCCACCCACAGCTTTAGATAAAAATGAGCTTGCTTTAGCTTCATATAAAAGTGGTAAATCTAATTTTTTTTCTAAAAGAATTTTTTGAGCTTCTTCTTTTGACTTTACTCCATTTAACACCGCCAAAATAGGAAAATTTCTTTCTTTGTAAAGCTCATTAAGCATAGGAATTTGCGCATTACACGCACCACAATCTTGCGTGAAAAAAAATAAAGCATAAGCTTGATTTATATTTTGTGTTTTTAAGGTTTTTTCAAAACCATCATATTTGAAAGTATAGTTTTGACTTGAATTTAATGTTTGAAATTCACTATTTGAACATGCACTAAAGAAAAAAATGCTTATCAAAGCCAAGAAGCAATAGAAGCTTTTAAATACGACCATGGTTTTTCCCCTATAATTTTATCTTGAACCACTCCATCTTTTATTATAAAGGTTGTTGGTACCGCAAAAACACTAAATCTTTGCCACGATATATCTAAATCATCTTGCAAAAATGTAATATTTTTATAGTTGTATTTTGTAGCAAATTCTTCAAAATCTTTACCCTTATCTATAGAATCAAGTGCTAAAATAGTCATTTTTTTAGGGTATTCATTAGCTAGTTTTTCCAAAAGCGGTAAGTCTTTTAAACAAGAAGCACAACCTTGCTCTACAAAAGTTAAAATAATGAGATTGTCAAAATCAGCTAATTTAATTTTCTCACCTTCTAAATTTTTAGCTGCTATTTCTGGTGTTTTTAACCCTATTTTACCACCATTTTTGTTGTTGTTTTCAAAACATGCACTTAAAAAAATCAAACACAAACAAGCTAAGATTATACTTTTAATTTTCACTTTTCATTACTCCATGGCTTAAAATGATAGTTCTATCAGCAAAGGTGGCTAAGTCTGGATTGTGAGTGATTAAAACTATAGTTTTGCCATCTTGTTTTAATTTACAAAAAAGCTCTAAAATGTTTTTTTCATTTGCCTCATCTAAATTTCCAGTTGGCTCATCTGCTAATAAAATTTCAGGATCATTCACTAAAGCCCTTGCTATACATAGTCTTTGTTGCTCACCACCGCTTAACTGACTAGGTAAATGCGTAAGTCTGTGCGAAAGTCCTACTTTTTCTATTGCCATTATAGCATCTTTTTGTTCTATACTTGAATGATAAAACTGTGCTAGCATAACATTTTCTAAGGCATTTAAATAAGGTATTAAATGAAATTGTTGAAAAATCAAACCTATTTTTTCCCTTCTAATTACGCTTTTTTCTTCTTCGCTTAAATTTCCAACTTCCTTATCATCTAAAAAATACTCCCCGCTACTTTGAGTATCCATTAAAGAAAGTATATTTAAAAGCGTTGATTTACCTGAACCTGATGGACCCATAATGGCTATCCATTCACCTTTCTTTACTTCTAAGTTGATATTTTGTAAAGCCTTAACTTCATTAAAATTACGATTTAAATTTGAAATTTTTATAATACTTTTCATTACTCACCCTTTAAATTTTCACAAACACTGATTTTTAAAGCTTTTTTTAGTGGTAAAATACTTGCAAAAAAAGCAAATATTAAAGAAACAAACACCGCAAAAAACACTGAAAGCAATCTAAAATCTATGTTTGCATTAAAAATCAAATATCCAAAAATATTTGCTAAAAAATATCCACAAAAAGCACCAAGCAAACTCGCACTTAAGCTTAAAATAAACACTTCAGCTCCAAAAAGTTTGATGATTTCCTTATGCTTAGCTCCTAGTGCAAGGTGTAAGGCTATTTCTTTTTTTCTTGAAAAAATCACTGCGCTAAGAGTGGTATTTACACTCAAAGAGCTAATGAGTAAAATCGTTAAGCTAATCAAAGCCATCAAAGCTTTGATCTTTTCTAAAATCACACCTTCGCTAATAGATACTGAAGTTATAACTTTAGCTTCTACATTGCCCTTACTAAGTTCTTTTGCTTTTTGATCTAAACTTTCATAATCACCTAGCAAAATAGCTTGAGCATAATTAATCGCTTCTTTAGCCACTAACTCTTGAGCTTTTTTTAAAGAAATGATCAAAACCCCATCTTGTTCATCATTGCTTCTTAAAATAGCTTTGATTTTTACTTTGACTATTCTAGAAATGCTTGGATTATAAATTTGTAATTCTTGTCCTATTTTAAGCTCTAATTGTTTTGCCAAATCAGCCCCTACAAAGGCACTATCTTCACTAAAATCACTCAAAGAAAAACTTCCCTTTAAAACCTCCATAAAAGGCTTGGTAAGTTTTAAATTAGCAAAATCAACACCAACCACTACCGCACTTGAACTTTCAAGATTATAAAAACCATATAAAAATGGAGTTAAAGCTTTTGCTTTTAAGCTTTCTTTGACTTGATTAAACTCATCCATGCTTAAAAACTCATCATCTTTTGGCGTGATGATAAAATTAGCCCCATAAGCTTTTAATTCTTTAGATAATTTTGTATCAATATCAAAATAAATATTAAAAAATGAAGCACTAACCATAGCACCCATAAACACAGCTATAAAAATAACACAAACTCTTTTATAAGAAAAAATAAGAGATTTAAAAACCTCTTGTATAAAAAAATTATTTGCCATATAAAACCTCTGAAGTAGAAAGTTTAGAAATTCCTTTGATAGAAAATAAACATCCTAAAAAAACTATAAGCACCGCAAAAAATAAGCAAATTGGTAAAATAATCCAAGATATAGCAATAGTATGATCAAATATACTTAGAGCAATAACTTCTGAAACCCCAACGCCAAAAGCAAAACCAAAAACTGCTCCAACTAAAGCTACCACAACCCCTTCTAGTACAAAAATCATATAAATTTGCAAAGTGCTAGCACCCAAAGCTTTTAAAAGTCCTATTTCGCTTTTTCTTCTAAAAATATCTGCACTCATTAAAGATGATATAGCTATGGAAGCTACGATTAAACATATAATGCTAACTACCGCCATTAAAGATTGAATTTTAGATACTATCAAACTTTCTGCATCTGAAATCGCACTTACTACTTTTGTGCTAGCACCTTTAAAATCTTCTGCGATTTGATAAGCAATAGAGCTTACATAAGCAGTACAATACCACTGATCATACTCAAGCTGATTAAGACTATCTACATCACGTCTTGCTTTTTGTGCTAAATCATTTTCAGGTATAGTCAAAGCTGAAACTTCTGCTTTAGCAAATAAACCTTCTTTTTTAGAAAGTTTTTGTGCTAAAAGTAAAGAAGTAATGATTTTATTTGAAAAGGCTTGAGTTAAGTCTATAATACCAACAACTTTTGTTTTAAAAATTTGATCATTTTGCACAAGGGTGATTTCATCATCTATTTTTAAATCATACTTTTGTGCTAAGTCTTTTCCTAGCATTATTTCATCTAAACTATCATCTTTTGGGTAGCTTCCTTTGATTTGACTATATTTGTATAATTCTTTAATACCTGCATAAAAATCATCATCATCTTGCACCTTTATAGCTTTATCAAAATAAGTTCCCACTAAAGAGATATTTTCATAATTTGCACTTGGGGTTTGAATTTTTACCTGGGTGTCTAAAAATGGCGCAAAGGCGTTGATATTATTTCTCCAAAAAATTTCTTTTATAGTATGGAGTTTGCTTTCTTCTAAAAAATTTTGATTTTTCAAAGGCTCATAGATTTTATTACCTACTTCTACACTCAAACTTGCGCCTTTAGGTAAAACTAAAATATTTGATCCATAACTTCTTAATTCTTTTGTGATTTCATTACCTATACCCAAAGTAAGATTTAACATAGTAGCCATAAGTAAAGTAGCTAAAAAAATCGTTAGTAAGGCTAGAGATTTTTGAATTTTATTTTGGAAAATAGAATTTTTTATGATCTTAATTTGCATAGTCATTTCCTAATAAATTATGAATTCTATATTTTGAAGTTTTATTCATATCGATGTATTTTAAAGGATCGTTTTTAAACTCTTCATAGTTTTTTTCATTAGCAAAAAAATATGTTCTTCCTTTATAAACATAAGATCTTGGTGCTTTTAAATTAATTAATTCAGTGCTATCGATAGGATCATAAACTTTCTTTTCCACTACCTGAGTGAAAAAATTCACCCCGTCTAAAATTTCTGAAAAAGGTATGATAACTTTGCCATTTTCAAATTTGTATTTCATAGGGATAGGATTACACCCACCTGCCTTACCTACACTTGGTAAGAAAATCCTAACATTACATGAAATACAAATTAACTCTCCGCCTTTTTTAACATATCCCATATCCCCACATATACTACAAGCATCAAAAACCGCTACTGGCGAGTCTTTATCTTCTCTTTTATTTATTAAGAAAAATCTCACTACCTTACCCTCATCGCTAATATAAGCAAAGCGGTGTAAGTTATTATCTCTTAAAATAGCTACATCAAAGACAAATTCATCATTTTCATTTGGCTCTACATAGGTTGGCTCGTCTATGGTTATCGGTCTTGAAGCATGCAAGTCATAAAAAAGAAAAACACAAAGACTTAAAATCATAGCACTAAAAATACTTGCGCTAAAATTAGTTATAGTTAAATTTTTTGCTTGATTTTTTCTAAATTCTATATCAAAATCTTTTTTCTTAGTATTTTTACTTACTCTTTGCTTTAGAGCCAAAACTATAAAAAGCCCTAATAACACAAACCATACATAAGTATAAAATTTAGCATAATACACACTTTTTGCCACATAGCTTAAATACAAGCTTTCTGTTTCTATCACACCTTCTCTCATAAGGTGTAATAAAATTTGAGCTAAAGCTTCATTTAGATAAAAAACCACGATAATAAATAAAAATAAATTTAAAAACTTAAATTTAAATTCTCTTAGCCATCTTGTAAAAAGATAAGCTCCAAAACACATAATAAAAGCAAGTAAAATAAGCCCAAAAGAGCTAATGGCTAAAGAATCCAAAAAATTAGTGCTTAATATAGGAAAATCTATAGAAATATGTAAGTATTTTACACCAAAAGCAAAAGATAATAAAAAAAGCAATATTGCTTGAATTTTTTCTTTTAAAAAATTATTTTTCATAAAAGAAAAAACGATAATACTCAAAAACAATAAAACAAATAAAATATCATTAGAAAAATATAACAAATCATAACTTAGTGTTTTAGCACTAATAAAAAAAGCAAAATAAGAAAAAACAAAACCCACAAAAGCAAGTTTAAACACTAAAGAATTTTTTAGATTATAAAAAAATAAAGCACTCAAAAGCGCATAAGAAAAAAATACTCCAAAAAAATGTACAAAATAAATCGACATAGGCTCTTCTTTGATAGAATTTATTTATAAAATCAATAATTTCATAAATAAACCCTAGCAAAAAGCTAGGGAAAAAATCACTTAGGTTTTCCTGTGTATTTGAAGTTATATTTAACTGAAAATGGCTCAAACCACTTACCAACACCTGTTTCTTTATCAACATGGCGTCCAAAACCTTGTTTTTCTGGACTTTCTATTAAAAATACTAACTCATAGTTTCCTATGCCTGTATCCATTTTTAAATTCGCACCATAGTGAGGACCATCATCTGCTACCATAGGCATAAGAGTTCCTGTTTTTACTTTACCATTGTCAAGATTAGTTAGTTTATAAGCTATAGTTAGATATGGTATCCAAAAGCCTTCTGGAAAACCGTTTTTATTGCCCTTTAATGCATGAATATCTGCTTCAAGGTGAATATCTGCTAAACTTGCTGCAAGATCAATCCCTCTTGGCTCCATTTCGATTGGTTGTAAATAAACCGCTGCTATTTCCATACCATTTAACTCATAAGGATCACCAATTGGCACCTCTGCTGCAAAAACTGAACTAGCTAAAATACTAGCTGCTGCGCCTAAACTTAATAAAGTTTTTTTCATATTTTTTCCCTTTTATTTGAAATTTGCTTTGTTATAAAAATACCCATAATGAGTAAGATTAAAACCATAAACTGAGGTATGATGCTCTCATAGTAAGGATAAATTCCAAGCCATAAAATTCCTTCAAAATCAAAAGGAAGTAAGC of Campylobacter lari contains these proteins:
- a CDS encoding TlpA family protein disulfide reductase → MALISIFFFSACSNSEFQTLNSSQNYTFKYDGFEKTLKTQNINQAYALFFFTQDCGACNAQIPMLNELYKERNFPILAVLNGVKSKEEAQKILLEKKLDLPLLYEAKASSFLSKAVGGIYGVPVIVFYDEKGKINEKFIGLTPKSVLENKIKFLQ
- a CDS encoding TlpA family protein disulfide reductase; translated protein: MKIKSIILACLCLIFLSACFENNNKNGGKIGLKTPEIAAKNLEGEKIKLADFDNLIILTFVEQGCASCLKDLPLLEKLANEYPKKMTILALDSIDKGKDFEEFATKYNYKNITFLQDDLDISWQRFSVFAVPTTFIIKDGVVQDKIIGEKPWSYLKASIASWL
- a CDS encoding ABC transporter ATP-binding protein, yielding MKSIIKISNLNRNFNEVKALQNINLEVKKGEWIAIMGPSGSGKSTLLNILSLMDTQSSGEYFLDDKEVGNLSEEEKSVIRREKIGLIFQQFHLIPYLNALENVMLAQFYHSSIEQKDAIMAIEKVGLSHRLTHLPSQLSGGEQQRLCIARALVNDPEILLADEPTGNLDEANEKNILELFCKLKQDGKTIVLITHNPDLATFADRTIILSHGVMKSEN
- a CDS encoding ferrirhodotorulic acid transporter, periplasmic binding protein, producing the protein MKKTLLSLGAAASILASSVFAAEVPIGDPYELNGMEIAAVYLQPIEMEPRGIDLAASLADIHLEADIHALKGNKNGFPEGFWIPYLTIAYKLTNLDNGKVKTGTLMPMVADDGPHYGANLKMDTGIGNYELVFLIESPEKQGFGRHVDKETGVGKWFEPFSVKYNFKYTGKPK
- a CDS encoding ABC transporter permease; this translates as MANNFFIQEVFKSLIFSYKRVCVIFIAVFMGAMVSASFFNIYFDIDTKLSKELKAYGANFIITPKDDEFLSMDEFNQVKESLKAKALTPFLYGFYNLESSSAVVVGVDFANLKLTKPFMEVLKGSFSLSDFSEDSAFVGADLAKQLELKIGQELQIYNPSISRIVKVKIKAILRSNDEQDGVLIISLKKAQELVAKEAINYAQAILLGDYESLDQKAKELSKGNVEAKVITSVSISEGVILEKIKALMALISLTILLISSLSVNTTLSAVIFSRKKEIALHLALGAKHKEIIKLFGAEVFILSLSASLLGAFCGYFLANIFGYLIFNANIDFRLLSVFFAVFVSLIFAFFASILPLKKALKISVCENLKGE
- a CDS encoding Fe-S-containing protein, which codes for MSIYFVHFFGVFFSYALLSALFFYNLKNSLVFKLAFVGFVFSYFAFFISAKTLSYDLLYFSNDILFVLLFLSIIVFSFMKNNFLKEKIQAILLFLLSFAFGVKYLHISIDFPILSTNFLDSLAISSFGLILLAFIMCFGAYLFTRWLREFKFKFLNLFLFIIVVFYLNEALAQILLHLMREGVIETESLYLSYVAKSVYYAKFYTYVWFVLLGLFIVLALKQRVSKNTKKKDFDIEFRKNQAKNLTITNFSASIFSAMILSLCVFLFYDLHASRPITIDEPTYVEPNENDEFVFDVAILRDNNLHRFAYISDEGKVVRFFLINKREDKDSPVAVFDACSICGDMGYVKKGGELICISCNVRIFLPSVGKAGGCNPIPMKYKFENGKVIIPFSEILDGVNFFTQVVEKKVYDPIDSTELINLKAPRSYVYKGRTYFFANEKNYEEFKNDPLKYIDMNKTSKYRIHNLLGNDYAN
- a CDS encoding ABC transporter permease, with protein sequence MQIKIIKNSIFQNKIQKSLALLTIFLATLLMATMLNLTLGIGNEITKELRSYGSNILVLPKGASLSVEVGNKIYEPLKNQNFLEESKLHTIKEIFWRNNINAFAPFLDTQVKIQTPSANYENISLVGTYFDKAIKVQDDDDFYAGIKELYKYSQIKGSYPKDDSLDEIMLGKDLAQKYDLKIDDEITLVQNDQIFKTKVVGIIDLTQAFSNKIITSLLLAQKLSKKEGLFAKAEVSALTIPENDLAQKARRDVDSLNQLEYDQWYCTAYVSSIAYQIAEDFKGASTKVVSAISDAESLIVSKIQSLMAVVSIICLIVASIAISSLMSADIFRRKSEIGLLKALGASTLQIYMIFVLEGVVVALVGAVFGFAFGVGVSEVIALSIFDHTIAISWIILPICLFFAVLIVFLGCLFSIKGISKLSTSEVLYGK